TTGGAGGCCTGTTTTATGGCAAATTGCTCAACCATCAAAGACTTTCCTGTGTCAGATACCCCGGTGATGTTAAAAACTGAATAAGCAGGTATACCACCTAACTGTTTTTTAACTAATCTTCCGTTTTCTGAAACCACCACATAAAAAAGTGGGTCAAGCCCTTCTATCCCTGTAGACACTCCATAAAGTTTAGGAGCTTTCTTAAGAGCTTCCCCTCCCTTATAAATAGACTTTAAATCTGGTTCCCCAATTCCATAAACATTTTCTTTTTTTTCTTGCATTTTCTCCATTTTAGACCTCTTTTTAAAATTCTGTTTTTTATATTAAAAATAAGTGTTTGACCATCTTTTTCAAGCCTTTTTAATTTAGACGATAGGAAGATTTGTTAAAAAAATCTTTTTAAGGTTGATTTTTTAGCAAAAAATGCTAATAAAACTTTATTTAATACTTATGTTAACTTAAAACTATAAGGAGGTTAACTATGGAAGTGTTTTTAGCGGTTTTTCCTCTTCTGGTGGTCTTTTGGGGTATGGTTTTTTTTCATCGTTCTGGGACTTTTGTTTCTATCGTTGGGTGGGTACTTGCAGTTCTGGTAGCGGTGACTTATTTTAAAACCCCTCTTTCAGTAGCTTTAGGGGCTACTTATATGGGAATAATCAAAGCCTTGGGTATAACCCTGGCAGTGCTTTTTACGATGTTTTTGATTTTTTTGATGAGAGAAACAGGAGACCTTAAAAACCTCATAGATTATATCAAGGGTATTGTAAAAACCAAAGAAGAACAGGTGCTTTTTTTAGGAATGGGTTTTGGTTCGCTTAGTACTGCTCTTGGGATGGTTACTCCTGCGATGTTTCCTCCCATCTTTAGGATCTTGGGCTTTTCTCCGGTTGCTGCCATAGCCATCAGCATCCTTTGTTATGACCCCCTTACCTCTTTTGCCCTTTTTTCTATCCCAATTACCTTGCCTGCCAAGGTAGCTCTTTCTTTTGGGATTAATCCTTCTGGTATTAGTGGATTGGATGAATTTATCTGGGATTTTACCTTTAAAATCACACTGTTTCTACCGATCATCTCTCCTTTCTTTGCCTTTCTTATGCTTTACACCGTAGGAGGCTATGAGGCCATAAGAAAGAACTTTTTACCTGCGTTTTTATCTGGTCTTGTTCTTTCTCTATCTGCCCTTTTTTGTGCCTATACAAGGATTTTTCCTGTAGAAATAATAGGGGTAATTTCAGGATTAGCTACCATGGTTTTTGTCTATTTTTACTACAGGGTGAAAAACGTATACGGCTCAAACCAAGAAGAAAGGGTAAGGTTTAGTTCAAGTATCTTAAAATCTGCCTCTCCTTTTCTTCTTTTGATACTTTTTTCTTTTATAGTAAATCTTGCACCGGTTAAAACTAAGCTTTCCTCGTTATTAGGGAATCTCGAGGTGATACCTATTTTTGCAGACAAAAAGGAAGATTTGAACATACTTAGTAACGTTTGGTTTTGGATAATGGTAGTCTGTATTCTTTCCATCGGTATTCTTAAACCTTCATCAGAGCAACTAAAAAAAACCTTTTCTCTTTGGGTTCAACGGTCTTGGGGTCCTTTTTTAGCCTATTCTCTGTTTTTTGCCGTAGCTTATATCATGGCCTGGTCTGCGATGGAGGTGGTAAACGGAAAACTCGTTTCTACACCTTATTTTAAAGACTATAACATGGACCGAATAATAGCTATTTTTCTAGCTAACACCTTAGGTAGTTTATATCCTATCTCTGCTCCTTTCTTAGGGGTT
Above is a genomic segment from Thermodesulfobacterium commune DSM 2178 containing:
- a CDS encoding L-lactate permease, which translates into the protein MEVFLAVFPLLVVFWGMVFFHRSGTFVSIVGWVLAVLVAVTYFKTPLSVALGATYMGIIKALGITLAVLFTMFLIFLMRETGDLKNLIDYIKGIVKTKEEQVLFLGMGFGSLSTALGMVTPAMFPPIFRILGFSPVAAIAISILCYDPLTSFALFSIPITLPAKVALSFGINPSGISGLDEFIWDFTFKITLFLPIISPFFAFLMLYTVGGYEAIRKNFLPAFLSGLVLSLSALFCAYTRIFPVEIIGVISGLATMVFVYFYYRVKNVYGSNQEERVRFSSSILKSASPFLLLILFSFIVNLAPVKTKLSSLLGNLEVIPIFADKKEDLNILSNVWFWIMVVCILSIGILKPSSEQLKKTFSLWVQRSWGPFLAYSLFFAVAYIMAWSAMEVVNGKLVSTPYFKDYNMDRIIAIFLANTLGSLYPISAPFLGVLGTFVGGSATASNVLFAKIQWEATLSTVGAGAFMWVYAAHSVGGGIASAITPAKITNAAATIGVKGKEEGQFIKAVILPVLAITLISGILTLIFINFWG